The Citrus sinensis cultivar Valencia sweet orange chromosome 4, DVS_A1.0, whole genome shotgun sequence DNA segment TACTCTGTGTGTCCCTCGCCCCAACCAAACCCCACCCCAACCCCCCCGTGGAAATCAATTAATAGATAGTAAATGTTGTCAGCTGCATTCCTATTTTTAATGGGCTGCtgcaatttttatatttttactgtAAGTCTTTACTTTTTGAACTCATAAGCTCTTTTCCCCTTGTTCTACTACTAAACAcattacttttgtaggtgcattAACTGATCACAACACTTGGGGGCCATTTTCACTTTTGTATTCATGGCGTCTTTCAACACAAGCAAGCAACTAAAAGAAGAGTACACACACTCCCTCTAGctcatttcttcatcatttccATTATTCATGTAAGTCctcttttcatttcattttttttcctttcagaTTCGTAAGCAATTTGACTGGAtcatctttttccaaaatctGGGCGCTTTTGTCAATTGTACCCGTAAGTTCctttttttacttaaataaaattactgcatttgtttatgtttaggttattgcaattttttatttatatttattgtgcTTTCAGATTTCAATGGTTCTGCGACATTTAACCAGCTCATTTTGCCCGAttggtaattaaattttagtcaaaaattaactttttaattccTGAATTGAGTGAGATTAACATATGTTGTCGCTAATATGTTTCTTCAGATTGCTACGCCACTGATAAGTCATTGAAGAAGGATGATGATTTGATTGGAGCTCCTAAGAATTTGAGTGCTTACTTTGCTACATTAATGGtggattttctcttcattctcattcccatgaCTTTATTTTTCACTGTAAGttcctttcattttctcttggGTGTTCTAGTCTCCATACCttgatataaattttctaGTTTTCAACAATTGTCCTTGTGTTTATGTTTAGTAGTATCAATGACAGATTCTAGCAGACTGGGCTTATATAGGGTCATTTTTGGGGTTTATGCTATTTTTTGCAACGGCAGCAGCTAAAAGGTTGGATCTTGTAAACTGAGATCTATAATGCTAAATAGTATTGCGTGAGTGCTTTGTGCAAACAAACTGACTgaaagctatatatatatatgattcaATACAGATTTGGTTCGCCTCCAGATTTGGAACACAGAATCCATTCTATTAGGTCATTTTTAACATCATACCGAGTGTCTACGGTAACATAATCTCATTTACACATTGCCatcctcttttatttatttatttttttggatgaGTACATTTGCATTTTGTCCTTTTATATGACGAGGAGGGTAAATGCTGCAGATGTTGATAACATGCTTCTGTATCTTGGCTGTTGACTTCAGAATATTTCCCAGAGAAAATGCTAAGACTGAGACTTATGGCACTGGTTTGGTAAGTTCTTACACATTGTATCATGTCTTATTGTTGTTCCTGATTTTTCGTCATTCATCAACATTGCCATTGTTGCTGCCGTGTTGTCATGGCTATTATTTCATTactaacttatttttattttattttttttctgtttttcgATACGGTTGTTTGCTATAGCTGTGGtacaaaaattagaaagagCGTCTCTTGGTAGATATAGGATTAAGCAGTAGAACTTGTGTTGTGTCCTTGCGgcattaattgattgattagTTACAAATTAACTTCCATATGACAGCATAAAAAATTGAGTTACCTTTATACCATCTGAAAGTGGCTGCATATCTTCTTGAATGAATTGTGTTCATCATTAGCTAATTGACAGGCTGGAATGGTTTTTAACCAGAAGATTATGCGCTGAAGTTTGCCGTTAGTGGTCTTAGATGGCTAAGTTTTGGCTCCCTGTCAGTTCACAGAGGAAAAGAAATGTCAAATCATTGGAGTTaagaagaaaagtaaaaggataACTTTCTGCTTCTCTTTAGAAGTCAGAATGACTTGTATTACAGCTGAAACACTTTCCAAAACTAAAGCCTTGTGAGTGCATTAGATGGAGCTTGGGGATagactttctctctcttatcTTCCTCTTCCTTTTGTATTACTAAACTTAAGTCACTAATTTTGTATCAAGTTGTTGGTCGATAGATTTTCTGatgtttctcttttcaatTGACGAAATGTATATCTTATGTGATTACATCAGATGGATCTAGGGGTTGGGTCCTTTGTGTTTGCGAATGCAATAGTTTCACGACAAGCCCGAAATATCCAGTCAATGTGAGCATTCTATGCTTTATTGTTTTGGAATTAGCTTCTTGCTTTGAATATGAATGACTGGAACCAGAGTTTATGAGGAAATGATGTTTTCTCCAGGAATTTGTTTTTTGGAATATGAGATTACAAGTGCATTTTTGCATTCTATGTATGTCTCCATGaacatatgtatgtatgtgtaaGTATTGATAGACAACAGGGCAGTTAAAAATGAGTCAAGACAAAGTTCATGTCGTGAGCAGACCAATTTGCTTGAGTTTGGGAAATGAATCTATTATTTGGCTTGAGTTGTCCTTTTATATCTCAAttggtttttattgcattttcgGTGCGgccaaattttatatttgaggGATTTGTAAGTCTTTACAATGTTGTATTCTGGTGGCATAACGAAGATAAATATTATGGTATTCCTTGTTCTTGCTATAAATGTCCAATGTCATTGTATTTCCATCTCCATGGGCTCTGAAGGGTAAAATATCATCTGTGATGGTCATGATTTGTAGGTGCAGTAAAGGTGAGGGATATCGATATTGGCCATAGGTTATTGAAATACATTGATTACCTGATGTTGAATACCCAGATTCGACTAATTAATGAATATGTGTATAGAGTTTTCTCAGTGGTTTATGGTTCTGCAGGAATTGGAAGAGTGCGCTTAAATCTACTGGTCCACTAATATTACTGGGGTTTGGCCGGATTGTTTCTACAACAGGTGTGGACTATCAGGTATAATATAtttctttagtttttcttattcttaCTAGTGTTGTCTATAATACTCTCTTTGCGGAGTTAGTGCTCTATGAAACTAGTTTTCTGTTACCCCTGTAGGTTCATGTTGGAGAATATGGAGTGCActggaatttcttttttacacTTGCTGCTGTATCAATTCTTACTTCAATCATTAATATTCGCCCCAAATATTGTGGAATTCTTGGTTCAGTAATTCTAATTGGTGTGTATTCAACCtaatatttatcttatttcTGCATCTTGAAGAGTTAATCTCGTTTAAGTTGTCATTTTCAGGTTACCAAAGTTGGTTGATTCGTGGGTTAAATGTGTATCTGCTTTCTAATGAAAGGGGAACGGATATCATAAGCCAAAACAAAGAAGGGATATTTAGCATTTTTGGTGAGgataaattggaaaaaaatgtattggTTTTCCTGGTTAATGCTTTATattgttttgtcttttaaattGGCTTTGTAATGACAGGTGTTAGacatttttgcattttaaaaggAGTTATGCCATTTGAGTTTATGAAAACGTCAGAAGTTTGATGGTATGAAAATGTTTGGTATTAAAAGGCAAGAGAAAAGAAATCTGTACTAATGTGACGAAAAATAAGTCTACTTCTAATGTGACGAAAGGGAGGCGGTACATTATTATGATGCTAAATATGGCTAAAAAACAATGATACATGTTATCAGAATGgctaaaatgataatatgaaatgggAAAGACATTAGCAATTCGTTGTCTGCATGCATTCATTAATGCGCCAACATATCTGTACTTTCAAACCATTTTATGTGTAGTCTCTTAAAGAACTTGTTCAGGTATTTCAATGCTTTATTTGTCTCCTACTTTGTTTTCATCCAAGGAATATGGAAGCCCCAATAACCAGTACTGACAGCATAGGCTACTAATGGGGCACGGGTACATGACTGGGTATCCATTATTTGATTTAGCTCAGTTTGTTACAAAATTCTGATTCAAACTTTAGTATTCTAATTATGACCTAATAGGAGATTAAAACTGTAGGAAATAAATGAGGACTTTAGTTTTTCCTATGAGCTGCTTACTTCAGTTTGGTTCTAATTTTTGCTAAAAACTGATCTAAACCAACACATGAAGACATATTGTATTTAACATCTCTTAAGATTTGTTTTGCTAGTAAGTTCTTCTCTATATAACCTGTGGTTGACCGCTTGAAGCAAACAAAGGAGGCGTATTGTGTTGTCTGTTGCAGTTCCCTTTCTTGTGATCTATATATTGATCTTTTATGTTCAATTTCAGGGGAGATGTTCCCTGTATGTTGCatgttatttaaatatgatttgaTTGATACTTCTAAGCTTGggaatcattttgtttttgttacaTGCTTATGCTTTTGACTAATTAATGCTTATGCGGCTAATATCAGAGGTTTGGTCTAATGATTTCTGTTTATGGGAAATCTCTAAGTCACGAGGactgtcaaaaaaaaaaaaaaaagtggttttgttttgttttatatttttgtatctCAGAATCTTATTTCTCCTATTAATAGAACTGGAATGTGGTGTTTTATCTGTTTAGCCATGTAACTTTtatttgtcctttttttcCCTAGTAATTTTAGATGAATAATCTTTGTCAAGTAattgattattgttatttcCCAGGATATTGGGGCTTATATCTTGTTGGTGTCCAGTTGGGTCACTATATTTTCTTTGGAAATAATTCCCAATCTGCATCAAGAAGCAACAAGGCAGCTTTCATTAAAACCTGGCTTCTTGGTATTCTGACTGGGTATGACTCTTGTTTGAAAAGATCTGTAACCAGGCTATAATCTTTATCAATTTCCTTAACATTGTTATTCTGAAGATGGCACTCTAACTAATTTCAGCACTGCATGCTAGGTTATTAACCCTCCTCCTAGACAGGCACATTGAAAGAGTTTCTCGTAGAATGGTAGTTTgtcaatttcttatttaatttcatggGGGTCTGTTGGGTCTGTTGTCTATAGTATTGAtggaaatcaattttttttttttttctgtggCAGTGCAACCTGGCCTATGTTACATGGATAGCGTCTCTGAACCTACAGGTTATTACTGTTTCTACACTACCGTGAAGTCCAGTTTAGGACTATTTTACCAagagttatttatttattttttctatggAAATGTTCTTATATAGTCCCTTGTGCATTTCATTGtgataaattcaattttaaagagTTATCTTCTGAATTAAGATGTCTTCTATTTCATTCTTTATATCTGTTTTACTATTGGAGGGAGATCGGTTGTCTCAGTAGACTCGTTATAGAGTTGTAAACACGGTGAATGATTGTGTGGGAAAGTCATTGCTAG contains these protein-coding regions:
- the LOC102619532 gene encoding uncharacterized protein At4g17910 isoform X1, with product MASFNTSKQLKEEFVSNLTGSSFSKIWALLSIVPISMVLRHLTSSFCPIDCYATDKSLKKDDDLIGAPKNLSAYFATLMVDFLFILIPMTLFFTILADWAYIGSFLGFMLFFATAAAKRFGSPPDLEHRIHSIRSFLTSYRVSTMLITCFCILAVDFRIFPRENAKTETYGTGLMDLGVGSFVFANAIVSRQARNIQSMNWKSALKSTGPLILLGFGRIVSTTGVDYQVHVGEYGVHWNFFFTLAAVSILTSIINIRPKYCGILGSVILIGYQSWLIRGLNVYLLSNERGTDIISQNKEGIFSIFGYWGLYLVGVQLGHYIFFGNNSQSASRSNKAAFIKTWLLGILTGLLTLLLDRHIERVSRRMCNLAYVTWIASLNLQLIGGFMLTDYIPGSKISALEEAFNRNLLASFVLANIFTGLVNLTTDTLSTSTISAIFLLLGYTFCVSMIIGIADFYGIRLKFW
- the LOC102619532 gene encoding uncharacterized protein At4g17910 isoform X2 produces the protein MVLRHLTSSFCPIDCYATDKSLKKDDDLIGAPKNLSAYFATLMVDFLFILIPMTLFFTILADWAYIGSFLGFMLFFATAAAKRFGSPPDLEHRIHSIRSFLTSYRVSTMLITCFCILAVDFRIFPRENAKTETYGTGLMDLGVGSFVFANAIVSRQARNIQSMNWKSALKSTGPLILLGFGRIVSTTGVDYQVHVGEYGVHWNFFFTLAAVSILTSIINIRPKYCGILGSVILIGYQSWLIRGLNVYLLSNERGTDIISQNKEGIFSIFGYWGLYLVGVQLGHYIFFGNNSQSASRSNKAAFIKTWLLGILTGLLTLLLDRHIERVSRRMCNLAYVTWIASLNLQLIGGFMLTDYIPGSKISALEEAFNRNLLASFVLANIFTGLVNLTTDTLSTSTISAIFLLLGYTFCVSMIIGIADFYGIRLKFW